The following DNA comes from Gottschalkia purinilytica.
TTCTGTACTTACTTGGATAAAGTGATATCCCTTAATAACTTTATGCGAATTTATTTTCTCTCCTGTTTTTTCTTCAAATCTTTTTTGAGCATTGATCTCTGACAGTCCATTCCAATAATCATGATTTCCCATAACAAAAAGTTTTTCTGCATTCTTATTTGAGTATTGATTATAAATACTATTAAAGCGATCATATTCTTCTGATAGTCCATAGTCAGTTAAATCTCCAGCGATAACTAAGGCATCTAGATTTGGTGATATTTCATTTATTTTGTTTAATGCTTTTTTAAACTTTTCGTCCTCAACAGAATAATCCTTTTTTAAATGAACATCACTTATTACTGAAAATTTAATTTTACTTGAATTCGTATCTAATTCTGCATTTGCTAACCCTTGAATTGGAATAAAAGTTGTCATAATAGTACATAAAGTTGCCTTTGCTATAATTCTTAATAACATTTTTGATTTTTTAATCATTTTCTTCCCCCTTTCTTTTATAACCAAATATTAACATTTAAATGTTAACCTAATATTTATACTATGTTAAATAAATTAACCATATGTAAAATAACTTTAATAAATAAAAAATTATTAGCATCTCCATCTACTGTATCAACATTTCCACCTAATAATTTTTTTATTTTATATTTACTTGTTTTTATAAAAAAGATATTAAATAATCTAATAGGGTAATAATCTATTATAGTTCAAATTATTAAAGGGGGAACTCAAATGAAAAATGATCTCGAAAACAAAAAATGTGAGCCATGCTCACTAGGAACTGATTCATTAAAACACGATGAGATAGTATCTTTCATGGAGCTACTTAACAAAGATTGGGAAGTTATAGACGATGTAAAAATAAAAAGAATTTTTAATTTCAAAGACTTCAAAGAAGCTTTAACTTTTACAAACAAGATTGGAGATCTTGCAGAAAATGAAGGTCATCATCCTGACATTAGACTTTCTTGGGGAAAAGTTGTAGTTTATCTAACTACTCATAAGATAAAGGGATTGAGTGAAAATGATTTTATAATGGCAGTAAAGATTGATAAACTGTAAGTTCATATTTATATAATTAATAAGACCAGACTTCTTTTTTCCAAAGTAAGTCTAGTCTTATTAGTTATAAGTCATATTCTATTCTTTTTCATCTTCTTTTGTTTCATCACTTTTAAGTCCAAATCCATAACATTCAATAACAGGAACCACAAACATAAATCCTGTATTAGGATTTTTCATATAGTCTAGTTCCTCTTTTATTATATCTTTAGCTTTTTTTAGTTTTTCCTCTTGCTTTATAACACTTATAATAGTTTTATTAAAAGGTCTATCTCCATCTATTATTTTTCTTATGCTAGAAAATATAGGTAAGTCTCTATTACTTTCTGAAAGCATTTTTCCCATTCCTACAGTATCAGCAACTGTAGCTCCTACTCCTATTTCAAAAAGTTTTTCAAGTATTAAATCAAGTTTAGTAGTATCATTTAAAATTAAAAACAACGCATACATATGTCATCACCTTTTTCTAAAATATATTTAAAACATTATTTTTATATATTTGCTTCTCCAGACTTTATAATAGCATTCTTTGTAGCTATTGGTCCTAAAATCTCTGTAATAATTGTAGTTGCAAGAAGAATAGTTATAACGATGCTTCCTAAAGATGTTCCTGCAAATTCATTGCTTACTATAATCGCAAGTCCAACTGCAACTCCTACTTGAGATAGTAGTCCAAATCCTATATATTTTTTTACAACTTCAGGTGCATTTGAAATTTTTGCTCCTAAAGATGCTCCTATTATTTTACCAATAATCCTAAACACTAAGTAAAGTATACCTATTAGTCCTATCTTAGGAAGTAATCCTATTTGTAGTCTTGCTCCTGCTAAGATGAAGAAAACATTTATTATTGGTGGTGAGAAACTTTCTAAAGTTCTAAATACCTTATCTGATCTTGTAGAAATATTAGCAACTGAAATACCCATAGACATAGCACTTAATAAAGGAGATAATTGAAATTTTGTTGATAATCCTACTATTAATAGAATAGAAGCTATAGAAAATGCCAACATATCTGTTTCTTTTTTAGCTTTCTTTAGAAAATATGAAAGAACTATTCCTAAAATCATACCCATAATTATAGAAAATATTATTTCCCCTAAAGGATTAATTAGTATCTTATATAAAGTAACTTTTTCATGCTTTATAAATACCTTTGCTATAGATGCAGATATTGAATATATCATTAGACATATTGCATCATCTACTGCAACTACTCCAAGTAACGTACTTGTTAAACTTCCTTTTGCTCTATATTCTTTTAATACCATAACTGTAGCCGCTGGAGCAGTTGCTGAAGATACAGCTCCTAAAATAAGTGACATTGCTAAGTCTTTTGTTACTACAAACGTTACAGTAGTTACTAGTATAAATGCTCCTAAAGCTTCACATAAAGCTATTATAAAAATAGATTTACCCAATTTTTTTATTTCTGAAAACTTAAGTTCACTTCCTATATTAAAAGCTATTATTCCAAGAGCAAAATCACTTATAAATGATAACTTTTCCAGCAATGCTTGATCTATTAATTTAAAGGTTGATACTCCTATTATTAATCCACCTATAATATATCCTGCTACTGCTGGTACTTTTAGTTTATTCATAAACTGAGCAAATAACACCCCTATTATAAGTGCGATTCCAAGACTAATAAATGGATTTAAGTGACTTGCCAAATTAAAATTAAACATCTAAACACCTCTTTTTAATATTAAAATAAGTTTAAACTATAACTTTGACTTTTATAATGGCAATTCAAACAAGTCATTAAAAGTTTTTGATTTTACTTTTCATATATAATTTTAACGCTAATTTACTAATTATACAAATTTGAGTATAGTACCTTCTTGTTTTGGATTTTTTATATATAACAACTTTAATATTAGTTTTAAGTTATATCAGAATGAATTTTACTAAATTGATATATATACCATATTATGATAAAATCTAGAATTAATAGAAGTTTTAAAATTTACAGATAAAAAGGTGATAATATGATATTTAAAGAAGCTTACATTATACAGGTTCCAGATGCTGACAGATCGACCCATAGAACTGTAATTGAAACTGAAACATATAAACTTATTGCTGTTTTAGTAAAAGATCAAAACCAGGCTTTAGAAGAAAGCTTAGAGTTAGTCAAAAACGAAGATGTTAATTGTATTATATTATGTGCAGGATTTTCAAATGAAAATGTAGGTGAAATTTCAAAAGCTGTAGGTGAAAGTGTTGCAGTTAACGTAGTTAGAGGAGATGGAAGAAGTAATCAAATAGTTGCCAACTGTATAGAAAAAGCAGGTTGGTTTTAGACTAAATTATGAGTAAAATACTATCCAATATTGGATAGTATTTTTTGTTATATAACTTAGAATTATTTACCAATATTTTTTAGACTATATCTTTCAACAAAAGCCTTAAAATTAGGACTTTATTCATCTATATTTGTTTTGATAACTATGTAGAAATATGCAATAATGTAATTATATAGTTATTTTTGCCGATAAATATCTATATGATAAAAAATAAATATGGGGGGAAATCATCATGAAGAAAGAAGTAATATAATCTTTTATAAAAATTTATTAACAAATTTATAGTCATTGGAGGGAACAAAGTGAACAGTATAAAGACTAAAGTTATTGCATATTTTCTATGTACCGCACTAGTAAGCTATATTATATTAGGTTTTTTATCAATAAATAAATCCTCTGGTGCAATCATAAAAAACACCGATGAGAATTTGAATGCACTATCTATTCAAACAAAAAAGCTAGTTGAAGAACGTATTAGTTCAATTTTAAATAACTTAGAAAAAGTATCAAACTACGAACAAATAAAAAATCCTAATATTCCATTAAAAGAAAAGTTAGATGTATTAACAAAAGAGTGCAAAGATGGAGGCCATCTATTTTTAAGTATAATTGACCCTAATGGAAATATGACAGATAATAAAGGTTCAACTGTCTTAATAAAGAATAAAGAATACTTTAATCGAGCAATGAACGGTGAATCCGTAATGTCAGAACCATTTAATAGTACTGCTGTTAACAAAACTGTTATTACATATTCAGTTCCAATAAACTATAATAATCAAGTTATTGGAGTTTTACAAGCTACAAGGGATTCAGTTGGACTAACTAATTTAATAAAAGATATTAAAATTGGTAAAAGTGGCTATGCTTCCGTAATTAATAATGATGGTACACTTATTGCACATACAGATCAAAAGTTATTAAAACAAGGTTTTAATCTTTTTAAATCAAATGATAATTCAAGTGGACTTTCTAATATAGCAAAAAAAATTAAGAACAAAGAAAAAGGAATTGATGAATATACTTTAGATGGAGTTAAAAAAATAATGGCATTTGCACCTATAGATAATACAAATTGGTCTTTAGCTATAACTGTACCTGAAGATGAATTATTATCTTCTGTTGATAGCCTAAAAACTACGATGTTTATATTAATAAATATATTTGCATTAATAACATGTTTTATAGCAGTGTCCGTAGTGAGTAGAATTGTAGGTCCTATAAAAAAATTAGCTCAATATTATGATAAAATGGCTGCTGGAGATTTTACAATTGAAATGTCTGACACTTTAATATCTAGGAAAGATGAACTTGGAAATCTTGCTTTATCTTTTAGTACGATGGTAAATAACTTAAAATCATTCGTAAGCGATATACAAGATTCAGCAAATTATGTTGCCAATTCTTCTGAAGAATTAGCTACTACCTCAAATGAAGTAAGAATTGCATCAGAGGAAGTTGCTAGAACTATAGAAGAAATAGCTGGCGGAGCTACAGAGCAAGCTAAAGATACAGAAGTTGGAGCAGAAAAAGCAAGTGAGCTTGGTAATCTTATAAAGTTAAACCAAGATAATATGAATATGCTAAACGAAAATACTGATATCGTAGTCAATTCTGTAAAAGAAGGATTAGATGTAGTAAAGAAACTTACAGATAAAACAGAAGAAAGTGAAATTGCAATAAATGAGGTATATAACGGAATACAAGAAACTAACAAAAGCTCAGAAAATATTAGTAAAGCCAGTGAAGTTATCGCTTCAATTGCAGAACAAACTAACTTATTAGCATTAAATGCTGCCATAGAAGCTGCAAGGGCTGGTGAACATGGGAAAGGATTTGCAGTAGTAGCTGATGAAATAAGAAAACTAGCAGAACAATCAACTAATTCAACTAAGATAATAGATGTTGCAGTAAGTGAGTTACAATCTAATTCAGCTAATTCAGTAGAAAATATACAAAGAGCATTAGAATTAGTTAAAGAAGAAACTGAATATGTTATAACTACTGAGAAAAAGTATAATGAAATCTCAGAAATTATTAATATATTTGTTTCAGAATTCAACAATTTAAATAAATCAAGTATAGAAATGACAGAAAAAAGAGATGAAATATTAGGGGCAATAGAAAGCCTCTCATCGATTGCACAACAAAATGCAGCTAGTACTGAGGAAGTATCTGCATCTACAGAAGAACAATTAGCATCTATAGAAGGAATGCAAATGTCTTGTGAAAAGCTATCAAGTATAGCAAAAGATTTAAAAGACTCTACATTGAAATTTAAATCTTAGTAACTTTAATTTTACATAATAGCATAAAAATAAATCACTTAAATTACATATATAGCAATATATACTATTCTATTTTCATAATCAAAAAATACTATCAATATTATTGAGCTTTAATAATATTGATAGTATTTTTAATACTGTTAAATATCTAAGTAATATAATAGGTTAAGTTTTAACTAAATACTTTGATAACATTTCACAAATCATGTCAATTACTTCTTCTTCTTTATCATCAGAAAAATTTTCTTCACTTAAAATAGCACAAACTATCGCTCTAATCATTGCAAACATAATGGTACTGTCAACTTTTATTATGAGATCTTTTTGTTTCCACACTTCTATAATTTCTTGTGCAAAATCATAGTCTTGTTTATATAAATTATCTAAGCTTTCTTTTTCTATGACTTTAGCTGCCAGTTCTAAGTCTTTACTTTTAACATTATTAAACATTAATGAATTTATTGCTATTTGAAATGCTATTTTAAAAAATTCCTTAAACTTTTTAATATCTCTATCATTAATCTTTTTAGCTTCTAGCAATATCTTTTTTCTAAACTTTTTTTCTTCCTCATCAAAAATGTTTAATAGCAATTCTTCTTTATGATTAAAGAATTTATAAAAAGCTCCTGTTGATATTCCAACAGATTTCGTAAGCATATTAATAGAAGTCTTTTTTAATCCATATTTTTTAAAAAGTTCTCTTCCTTTACTAATAAGCTCTCTTCTAATTCTTCTTCTTTCTTGTACTGTAAAAGACTTCATATATACCCTCCCTATCTATTCCCTATTCTTTAATACTTCTGTAGCATGTATATTTAATATCTCTTTTTTTACTATAAAGTTACTTATAATATAGCTTATAAATATAAAAGTAAAAGCGATTAATATATTAGATTTATAAATATGTGCTTCAATGAATATGGAAAGGCCTTCTAATATCTTTTTGCAAAATATATTTATTAAAACTTTACATATAGGAATAGCCATTAAAAATGATACTATAACGAATACTATATTTCCCTCTATAAATAATCTACTTATTTCATTATTGTTGTATCCTAATATTTTAAAAAGTGATATACCTATTTTATTTTTTTCTATAACCATACTCATAATTAAATAAATTATTCCTATAGTTATAACAATTGAAACAATAATTAGAATATATATTATTATTTTAAACATTTTCATTAACTCTTCTGTAGAAGTTACTATCATCTTTTTTTCAATATCAGTAAATACCATTTTTTCATCTAAGTTTAATTTTTCATTACTCATTAATCCATTAAAAGAATTTTCTTTATTTAATAATTTATTCAACTTATTTATAGGCATAAAAATAAACTGTCCATTTGTATATTTAACTATTTTTTCTGCCTTTATAAAATAGTATTTATCTTCTATTTCATCATATAAAGTTATCTTATCTCCTTTATGTATGTTTAATTTTTTAGCAACTGTATCGGCAATCATAACTTTATTATAATTTATAGATTTCCCTTTGGTATCTTTCAAATCTAAATATCTAGAATCTTCTTCGATTCCTTGAATTGTAACTTTACTATTTTTAAGTTTAAGTTCTTTTATTAGAGTTTTTTCTCCTTCTTTTCTATCATCAATTGTTTCCGTTGTTATAAAATATAAATATTTATAATTTATATCTTCTTTAATATTTTTTACATATTTATTTATTGAATCCTTTAATCCAAATGATATAAGGATTATTAATGATGACAAAAATATTCCTAAAGTCAGCACTATTATACTTTCTATATCTCTAAGCATTCCTTTAATTCTAAATCTCTTATTAAACTCCACATTTTCAAACCTAAATATCTCCTCTAACTTATTAATCTTATTTGATTCTAAGCTATATAACAAATTTAATGGTTTCTTAGATAAGTCTTTTCTTATAATATGAATATTAACTACTAAAATAATAACTATTGGAATTATTAGTCCTTTTAACAATAAGTTATTAAAATTACTTAAAGTAATAATAGGAAAATTATATTGATTTGATTGTGTCATAATGAGTGGTTTCGAAATAATTATTCCTATCACATATCCTATTAAACTTCCTATTACCGATAATAAAATTGGTATTTTTATATAGTGAATTAATAGTTCTTTTTTATTATATCCTAGAGAATAAAGTGTCCCTATGATACTAGATTCATCTTTTATTCTTTTCTTAATTGATAAAGCTATTACAAATGCAACTACTATATTAAGCATTGTACATATTATCTTAGATAGTTCTTTTGGTCCTTTCAAATCATTTATTACATTATTTATTCTAGAATTGTCCTCTTTATTTATCCAATCTAATAATGTATAGTTTTCTTTTATATATTTTTTTAGCTTTTTTCTCTCTTCTTTACTAGATTTAAAAGAATAATAAAATTTAGTATCATTAAAATTTTCAAAATCATCTTCACTTACATAAGCAATCCCAAAATATTTTGGATTAAATAAAAAGTCATATTTTGTTTTCAATGTATTTACATAATCAGGGCTTATTGCAAATCCTTTTAGCTTATAACCATTTTTATTTATTTCTATTGTATCATTAACTCTGTAGTTATGTTTCTTCGCAAACCAACTGTCTATTAAAATTTCTTTTTTGTTTCTTAGTTTTTTCCCTTCAGTTACTTGATATCTATTTATGTTTTTTCTTTCTTTAAAAATCCTTATAGTTTCATTATCAGATAATTTATAATCATAATACTCCATTTTTTCAATCTTTATATTGAATTTATCCAAAATGTCACTAGCATCTATATCTTCCAACACAATAAATTGACCATCTTCGACGTTATATTGTTTATAAAATTTATTTATACTATCTATACTACCGTTCATAGATCTATTGAATCCTATAAGAAGTGATATACTTAAGATTATCAATAATGTAAATATAAGGTTTTTTATAAAATTTTCTTTTAAATCTCTTATAACTTTTTTATTTATTATCAATTCATTTCACTCCTACCATTGTATGTTCTGAGCTTCCTTTATTATTTTATTGACTTCATTTAATACTAGTTCTCCACTTCTTAATCTTAAAACTCTATGAGATATATCTTTAATTGATTCGTTATGAGTTATCATAATAATTGATGTATCAAAATCTTTATTTATTCTTTTCATTAAATCCAATATTTCAATAGATGATTTAAAATCTAAAGCTCCTGTTGGTTCATCACATAATAATAGTTTTGGATTTTTTACTAATGCTCTTCCTATAGCTACTCTTTGTTGTTGTCCGCCTGACAATTCCTTCGGAAATTTGTTCTTTTCATCTTTTAATCCTATACTTTCAATTATAAAGTCTATATCTAATGGATTTTTTGATATATTAGAACATACCTCTATATTTTCTTTCACTGTAAGATTTGGTATTAAATTATAGAACTGAAATACAAATCCCAAGTTATCTCTTCTATATCTACATAGTTGCTTATCACTTAGATTTGAAATATTTATTCCATCAACTTCCACTTCTCCAGAATTAATACTATCTAATCCTCCTATTATATTTAATAATGTAGATTTTCCAGAGCCTGATGGCCCTAAGATTACACAGATTTCTCCCTTTGTTATTGAAAAGTTTATGTTCTTTAAAGCATAGAATTCTTTATTTCCTACCGTATAAACTTTATTTAGGTTCTTAACTTTCACATGCATTGTACTCACCTCTAAATATGAATGAATTTATAATATTATTTACTGCATTTTTTTAATGTTATCAATGTTATTAGTAATCTTCAATTGGCTATTCAATTGCAATTCTCTTTTCTTGATTGTTTTATGTTAGATTTCGTGTGAATACATTAGCAAAGTATTCATTGTTAAATAAAACAACTAATACTTTCTAAATAATAAAGAGCTATCAATTGATAGCTCTTTAGAGTAATCGTTATTTAAATCTATTATCTGATAATTTAGTTTTTGCATTTTTAGATACTTTATCTAGCCATCCTATTTCAATATTTGTTTTAGGAATATCAAAGTCCGGAACAAGTGGCTTGATATCAAGTAGGGGAGTATTATCTAGGACATCTATATTTTTAATGAATATATTATTATCTTCTATTTTTTCTATCTCTACTACAGAAATTCCTATATGGTTAGGTCTTAAAGGAGATCTTGTTGCAAAAACTCCTCGTTCTACATCGTCAAGAAAAGGCTTAACAGTCAGCTTAGTTTTTTTAGCCTCATGAAAATTATATATCAGTATCAAATGAGAAAATTCTTCTAAATCTTTTATTCCTTCTACAAACTCTTCGAATATTTCTATTCTTCCTTGCGACGCTTTTTCCCCTATTGGTTGTATAGGCATATTTTCTAAGTTACAAAAATCAGTATGTATAATTCCAATTGAATTAAGACAAATCATTGAATCCATTTTTATCCCTCCAGATTTAGCTTATAATAAGTGCTAAGATGAATTTTAAAAGTATTCATCACATCTTAAAAGTAAGTAATCTACTCTTTTTAATTCTATTAATTTATATATAGCTTATAAGAAAATATTTATAAAATAAGCAACTCATTAGCTATAATCTCTTGATAAAATCATTAGAAAAGTCAGATAAAATTAAACTTATATTACGTTCTAATACTCTTCTTCTACTTTCGTACACAACAAATTCATATACTTTAGGTATAGTTATAAGTTCTTTCCACCCCATATAAATTCCTCTTACAAATTCTTCTCTC
Coding sequences within:
- a CDS encoding 4a-hydroxytetrahydrobiopterin dehydratase, coding for MKNDLENKKCEPCSLGTDSLKHDEIVSFMELLNKDWEVIDDVKIKRIFNFKDFKEALTFTNKIGDLAENEGHHPDIRLSWGKVVVYLTTHKIKGLSENDFIMAVKIDKL
- a CDS encoding cation:proton antiporter, with protein sequence MFNFNLASHLNPFISLGIALIIGVLFAQFMNKLKVPAVAGYIIGGLIIGVSTFKLIDQALLEKLSFISDFALGIIAFNIGSELKFSEIKKLGKSIFIIALCEALGAFILVTTVTFVVTKDLAMSLILGAVSSATAPAATVMVLKEYRAKGSLTSTLLGVVAVDDAICLMIYSISASIAKVFIKHEKVTLYKILINPLGEIIFSIIMGMILGIVLSYFLKKAKKETDMLAFSIASILLIVGLSTKFQLSPLLSAMSMGISVANISTRSDKVFRTLESFSPPIINVFFILAGARLQIGLLPKIGLIGILYLVFRIIGKIIGASLGAKISNAPEVVKKYIGFGLLSQVGVAVGLAIIVSNEFAGTSLGSIVITILLATTIITEILGPIATKNAIIKSGEANI
- a CDS encoding DUF6506 family protein, producing MIFKEAYIIQVPDADRSTHRTVIETETYKLIAVLVKDQNQALEESLELVKNEDVNCIILCAGFSNENVGEISKAVGESVAVNVVRGDGRSNQIVANCIEKAGWF
- a CDS encoding methyl-accepting chemotaxis protein, which gives rise to MNSIKTKVIAYFLCTALVSYIILGFLSINKSSGAIIKNTDENLNALSIQTKKLVEERISSILNNLEKVSNYEQIKNPNIPLKEKLDVLTKECKDGGHLFLSIIDPNGNMTDNKGSTVLIKNKEYFNRAMNGESVMSEPFNSTAVNKTVITYSVPINYNNQVIGVLQATRDSVGLTNLIKDIKIGKSGYASVINNDGTLIAHTDQKLLKQGFNLFKSNDNSSGLSNIAKKIKNKEKGIDEYTLDGVKKIMAFAPIDNTNWSLAITVPEDELLSSVDSLKTTMFILINIFALITCFIAVSVVSRIVGPIKKLAQYYDKMAAGDFTIEMSDTLISRKDELGNLALSFSTMVNNLKSFVSDIQDSANYVANSSEELATTSNEVRIASEEVARTIEEIAGGATEQAKDTEVGAEKASELGNLIKLNQDNMNMLNENTDIVVNSVKEGLDVVKKLTDKTEESEIAINEVYNGIQETNKSSENISKASEVIASIAEQTNLLALNAAIEAARAGEHGKGFAVVADEIRKLAEQSTNSTKIIDVAVSELQSNSANSVENIQRALELVKEETEYVITTEKKYNEISEIINIFVSEFNNLNKSSIEMTEKRDEILGAIESLSSIAQQNAASTEEVSASTEEQLASIEGMQMSCEKLSSIAKDLKDSTLKFKS
- a CDS encoding TetR/AcrR family transcriptional regulator, translating into MKSFTVQERRRIRRELISKGRELFKKYGLKKTSINMLTKSVGISTGAFYKFFNHKEELLLNIFDEEEKKFRKKILLEAKKINDRDIKKFKEFFKIAFQIAINSLMFNNVKSKDLELAAKVIEKESLDNLYKQDYDFAQEIIEVWKQKDLIIKVDSTIMFAMIRAIVCAILSEENFSDDKEEEVIDMICEMLSKYLVKT
- a CDS encoding FtsX-like permease family protein, with product MIINKKVIRDLKENFIKNLIFTLLIILSISLLIGFNRSMNGSIDSINKFYKQYNVEDGQFIVLEDIDASDILDKFNIKIEKMEYYDYKLSDNETIRIFKERKNINRYQVTEGKKLRNKKEILIDSWFAKKHNYRVNDTIEINKNGYKLKGFAISPDYVNTLKTKYDFLFNPKYFGIAYVSEDDFENFNDTKFYYSFKSSKEERKKLKKYIKENYTLLDWINKEDNSRINNVINDLKGPKELSKIICTMLNIVVAFVIALSIKKRIKDESSIIGTLYSLGYNKKELLIHYIKIPILLSVIGSLIGYVIGIIISKPLIMTQSNQYNFPIITLSNFNNLLLKGLIIPIVIILVVNIHIIRKDLSKKPLNLLYSLESNKINKLEEIFRFENVEFNKRFRIKGMLRDIESIIVLTLGIFLSSLIILISFGLKDSINKYVKNIKEDINYKYLYFITTETIDDRKEGEKTLIKELKLKNSKVTIQGIEEDSRYLDLKDTKGKSINYNKVMIADTVAKKLNIHKGDKITLYDEIEDKYYFIKAEKIVKYTNGQFIFMPINKLNKLLNKENSFNGLMSNEKLNLDEKMVFTDIEKKMIVTSTEELMKMFKIIIYILIIVSIVITIGIIYLIMSMVIEKNKIGISLFKILGYNNNEISRLFIEGNIVFVIVSFLMAIPICKVLINIFCKKILEGLSIFIEAHIYKSNILIAFTFIFISYIISNFIVKKEILNIHATEVLKNRE
- a CDS encoding ABC transporter ATP-binding protein codes for the protein MHVKVKNLNKVYTVGNKEFYALKNINFSITKGEICVILGPSGSGKSTLLNIIGGLDSINSGEVEVDGINISNLSDKQLCRYRRDNLGFVFQFYNLIPNLTVKENIEVCSNISKNPLDIDFIIESIGLKDEKNKFPKELSGGQQQRVAIGRALVKNPKLLLCDEPTGALDFKSSIEILDLMKRINKDFDTSIIMITHNESIKDISHRVLRLRSGELVLNEVNKIIKEAQNIQW
- the tsaA gene encoding tRNA (N6-threonylcarbamoyladenosine(37)-N6)-methyltransferase TrmO — its product is MDSMICLNSIGIIHTDFCNLENMPIQPIGEKASQGRIEIFEEFVEGIKDLEEFSHLILIYNFHEAKKTKLTVKPFLDDVERGVFATRSPLRPNHIGISVVEIEKIEDNNIFIKNIDVLDNTPLLDIKPLVPDFDIPKTNIEIGWLDKVSKNAKTKLSDNRFK